The proteins below come from a single Asanoa ferruginea genomic window:
- a CDS encoding serine hydrolase domain-containing protein — translation MIKRDELRDQVRATVGGLIADGLEAGVQVSAYLDGEVLLDEVAGLADRQTGRPLTADTPIFSFSTGKGLTATVVHVLAERGELDYDLRIADVWPEYARHGKEGTTLRHALTHSAGVPSLPADLTRADLTDWDRMCALLADATPLWTPGTAYGYHAWTFGFLVGETVRRATGRTLSQVLADDVAGPLGVAGELFLAVPDADLPRLATLEDRNLAAAMAAASQFMVNFDRIAPPGVRPDVALGNDPAVLRAEVPAVGTITARAAAKMFAALIGEVDGVRLISPERLHEATTLAMTGNDWAVGFPAPRGLGYQLQEDFFGASGNGGSIAYAFPEIGLTVAATKNLLSAGAEDPMEDLRRVIRSAVG, via the coding sequence GTGATCAAGAGGGATGAGCTGCGGGATCAGGTACGCGCAACCGTCGGCGGGCTGATCGCCGACGGCCTCGAGGCCGGTGTGCAGGTGTCCGCCTACCTCGATGGTGAGGTGCTGCTCGACGAGGTCGCCGGCCTCGCCGACCGGCAGACCGGGCGGCCGCTCACCGCCGACACCCCGATCTTCAGCTTCTCGACCGGCAAGGGCCTGACCGCGACCGTGGTGCACGTGCTGGCCGAGCGCGGCGAGCTCGACTACGACCTGCGGATCGCCGACGTCTGGCCGGAATACGCCCGGCACGGCAAGGAGGGCACGACGCTGCGGCACGCGCTGACGCACAGCGCCGGGGTGCCCTCGCTGCCGGCCGACCTCACCCGGGCCGACCTGACCGACTGGGACCGGATGTGCGCCCTGTTGGCCGACGCCACGCCACTGTGGACACCCGGCACCGCCTATGGCTATCACGCCTGGACGTTCGGGTTCCTCGTGGGTGAGACGGTCCGGCGGGCCACCGGGCGCACGCTCTCCCAGGTGCTGGCCGACGACGTCGCCGGGCCGCTGGGCGTCGCGGGTGAGCTCTTTCTCGCCGTACCCGATGCGGATCTGCCCCGGTTGGCCACCCTCGAGGACCGCAACCTGGCGGCGGCGATGGCCGCGGCCAGCCAGTTCATGGTCAACTTTGATCGGATCGCGCCGCCCGGGGTGCGGCCCGATGTCGCGCTCGGCAACGACCCGGCCGTGTTGCGCGCGGAGGTCCCGGCGGTGGGCACGATCACCGCCCGCGCGGCGGCGAAGATGTTCGCGGCGCTGATCGGCGAGGTCGACGGCGTCCGGCTGATCTCGCCGGAGCGGCTCCACGAGGCCACCACCCTGGCGATGACCGGCAACGACTGGGCGGTCGGCTTCCCGGCGCCGCGTGGGCTCGGCTACCAACTCCAGGAAGACTTCTTCGGCGCCAGCGGCAACGGCGGCAGCATCGCTTACGCGTTCCCCGAGATCGGGCTGACCGTGGCCGCGACCAAGAACCTGCTGTCGGCCGGCGCCGAAGACCCGATGGAAGACCTGCGCAGAGTGATCCGCAGCGCGGTGGGCTAG
- a CDS encoding ATP-binding protein translates to MTTEVEQQVVTIAADQDVVRVRQLVRTVAVAAKLSLVDQTKLVTAASELARNTLVYGGGGGAEVTLVDNGRRKGIRIVFADDGPGIADLDLALTDGYTTGGGLGLGLSGARRLVDEFDIDTAAGRGTRITVMKWAR, encoded by the coding sequence GTGACCACGGAAGTCGAGCAGCAGGTCGTCACGATCGCCGCCGACCAGGACGTGGTCCGCGTGCGGCAACTGGTGCGGACGGTCGCGGTCGCGGCGAAACTGTCGCTGGTCGACCAGACCAAACTGGTCACGGCCGCGAGCGAACTGGCCCGCAACACTTTGGTGTACGGCGGTGGCGGCGGCGCCGAGGTGACCTTGGTCGACAACGGCCGGCGCAAGGGCATCCGGATCGTGTTCGCCGACGACGGCCCCGGCATCGCCGACCTCGACCTGGCGCTCACCGACGGCTACACCACCGGCGGCGGCCTGGGCCTCGGGCTCAGCGGCGCGCGCCGCCTGGTCGACGAGTTCGACATCGACACGGCGGCGGGTCGGGGCACCCGGATAACCGTCATGAAATGGGCGCGGTAG
- a CDS encoding sensor histidine kinase: MTRLLHLVLRTESDVFVARQRAREVAAAVGLERQDQVRLATALSEVGRTLFTDRDGPPATAAEVWFGVDGATLQVEVVAVGPGQAVRLPTLGRLVDDLTVQDGPTTTVVRMSRRIPVSAGLNAEDLDRIRADLAALAPRTPLDEMAEQNEQLLSALEETRAHRDDLARLNAELEETNHGVMALYTQLSGELEETNRGVVALYAELDERSAQLRAASEAKTRFLANVSHELRAPVTAVIGLARLLDDAESDPLTEQQAREVALIRGSAGDLLRLVNDLLDLAKAESGTIQPDWSDVDLRLVFSQLRGTVRAMATGAVELVVVDPEQPATIRSDEVLLAQVLRNLLHNGLKFTAAGSVRMSAARDGDDWLIQVTDTGVGIAEELHERIFEEFYQVPGRAPTGATGTGLGLPYARRLVTLLGGALTVTSEPGAGSTFTVRLPAGGGDGAS, encoded by the coding sequence ATGACGCGGCTGTTGCACCTGGTGCTGCGTACCGAATCCGATGTGTTCGTGGCCCGGCAACGGGCCCGTGAGGTGGCCGCTGCGGTCGGCCTCGAACGGCAGGACCAGGTGCGGCTGGCGACCGCGCTCAGCGAAGTGGGCCGCACCCTGTTCACCGACCGGGACGGGCCGCCGGCGACCGCCGCCGAAGTGTGGTTCGGCGTCGACGGTGCGACACTTCAGGTCGAGGTTGTGGCGGTCGGGCCCGGGCAGGCGGTGCGGCTGCCGACTCTCGGCCGGCTGGTCGACGACCTCACTGTCCAGGATGGACCGACGACGACGGTGGTGCGGATGAGCCGGCGGATCCCGGTTTCGGCGGGGCTTAACGCTGAAGACCTCGACCGGATCCGCGCCGACCTTGCCGCCCTGGCACCGCGCACCCCGCTCGACGAGATGGCCGAGCAGAACGAGCAGTTGCTCTCCGCGCTCGAGGAGACCCGCGCCCACCGCGACGACCTGGCCCGGCTCAACGCCGAGCTGGAGGAGACCAACCACGGCGTGATGGCGCTCTACACCCAGCTCTCCGGCGAGCTGGAGGAGACCAACCGGGGCGTGGTCGCGCTCTACGCCGAGCTCGACGAGCGGTCGGCCCAGCTACGCGCGGCCAGCGAGGCGAAGACCCGCTTCCTGGCCAACGTCAGCCACGAGCTGCGCGCGCCGGTGACCGCGGTGATCGGGCTGGCCCGGCTGCTCGACGACGCCGAGTCCGACCCGCTGACCGAGCAGCAGGCCCGCGAGGTCGCCCTGATCCGCGGTTCCGCCGGCGACCTGTTGCGCCTGGTCAACGACCTGCTCGACCTGGCCAAGGCCGAGTCCGGCACGATCCAGCCAGACTGGTCCGATGTAGACCTGCGGTTGGTGTTCAGCCAGCTCCGCGGCACCGTGCGGGCGATGGCCACCGGCGCCGTCGAGCTGGTCGTGGTCGACCCGGAGCAGCCGGCGACGATCCGCTCCGACGAGGTGCTGCTGGCCCAGGTGTTGCGCAACCTGCTGCACAACGGGCTCAAGTTCACCGCGGCCGGCTCGGTCCGGATGAGCGCCGCGCGCGATGGCGACGACTGGTTGATCCAGGTCACCGACACCGGCGTCGGCATCGCCGAAGAGCTGCACGAACGGATCTTCGAGGAGTTCTACCAGGTGCCCGGCCGGGCACCGACCGGCGCGACCGGCACCGGCCTCGGCCTGCCCTACGCCCGCCGCCTGGTCACCCTGCTCGGCGGAGCGCTGACGGTGACCAGCGAGCCCGGCGCCGGCAGCACGTTCACGGTGAGGCTGCCGGCGGGCGGCGGCGATGGAGCATCCTGA
- a CDS encoding amidohydrolase family protein: protein MQRSDISRRAVLAGAAGLAAGAAVGVGRATAAPRVRAAADRVTAITHVTVIDATGAPAKRDQTVLLRDGRILAVEPSRRIGVPLGADVVDGRGKFLIPGLANMHNHTFDGEQIEPPLHLANGVTTVREMTANSDVTGWRRRIEAGTMSGPRWTIGSPIVDGSPSLWEGLGAPYIAVATPEEGRATVRAQKDAGADFVKVYTRLSRPSFFAIADEARRQRIPFLGHLSDFVQMTEASDAGLASIEHLFQIWYDTSSREDELRRQITAVPIAGGEYNGWLNKMHPYEYAAARSYDRHKAAGVFARLARNGTRVTPTLVLHTFTDMPGDTPMNDPRYAYFPAATREFWQFALGLIYLGGRTPAQDARGREIFERRLQLVQDLDRAGVPLMAGTDNGTSYLMPGFSLHDELARLSQAGLSNMRVLQTATLEPARYLGVRDRGTVERGNVADLVLLDADPLRDIRNTTRINSVVFRGQVIDPATRERMLDDVKKAAAAMVPPPQPRAATCPC from the coding sequence ATGCAGCGCAGCGACATTTCCCGCCGTGCGGTCCTCGCCGGAGCCGCCGGGCTCGCCGCGGGTGCGGCCGTCGGCGTCGGCCGGGCGACCGCCGCGCCGCGGGTGCGGGCCGCGGCCGACCGGGTCACCGCCATCACCCACGTCACCGTCATCGACGCCACCGGAGCGCCGGCCAAGCGCGACCAGACCGTGCTGCTGCGCGACGGCCGCATCCTCGCCGTCGAGCCGAGCCGCCGGATCGGTGTGCCGCTCGGCGCCGACGTGGTCGACGGTCGCGGCAAGTTCCTCATCCCGGGCCTGGCCAACATGCACAACCATACGTTCGACGGCGAGCAGATCGAGCCGCCGCTGCACCTGGCCAACGGGGTCACCACGGTCCGCGAGATGACCGCCAACAGCGACGTCACCGGTTGGCGGCGCCGGATCGAAGCGGGCACGATGAGCGGCCCGCGCTGGACCATCGGCAGCCCGATCGTCGACGGCTCACCGTCGCTGTGGGAGGGGCTGGGCGCGCCCTACATCGCGGTCGCCACGCCCGAGGAGGGCCGGGCCACGGTGCGGGCCCAGAAAGACGCCGGCGCCGACTTCGTGAAGGTCTACACCCGGCTGTCACGCCCGAGCTTCTTCGCGATCGCCGACGAGGCCCGCCGGCAACGGATCCCGTTCCTCGGCCACCTTTCCGACTTCGTCCAGATGACCGAGGCCAGCGACGCCGGCCTGGCCAGCATCGAACACCTCTTCCAGATCTGGTACGACACCTCCAGCCGCGAGGACGAACTGCGCCGGCAGATCACCGCGGTCCCGATCGCCGGCGGCGAATACAACGGCTGGCTCAACAAGATGCACCCTTACGAGTACGCGGCCGCCCGCAGCTACGACCGGCACAAGGCGGCCGGCGTCTTCGCCCGGCTCGCGCGCAACGGCACCCGGGTCACCCCGACGCTGGTGCTGCACACGTTCACCGACATGCCCGGCGACACACCCATGAACGACCCGCGGTACGCGTACTTCCCGGCCGCGACGCGGGAGTTCTGGCAGTTTGCCCTCGGACTGATCTACCTGGGCGGCCGCACGCCGGCCCAGGACGCCCGCGGCCGCGAGATCTTCGAGCGCCGGCTCCAGTTGGTGCAGGACCTGGACCGCGCCGGTGTCCCGCTGATGGCCGGCACCGACAACGGCACGTCCTACCTGATGCCCGGCTTCAGCCTGCACGACGAACTGGCCCGGCTGTCCCAGGCCGGGTTGTCCAACATGCGCGTTCTCCAGACCGCCACGTTGGAGCCCGCGCGCTACCTGGGCGTCCGCGACCGCGGCACGGTCGAGCGCGGCAACGTCGCCGACCTGGTCCTGCTCGACGCCGACCCGCTGCGCGACATCCGCAACACCACCCGGATCAACTCGGTCGTGTTCCGCGGCCAGGTGATCGACCCGGCCACCCGCGAGCGGATGCTCGACGACGTCAAGAAGGCGGCCGCCGCGATGGTCCCGCCCCCGCAGCCAAGGGCCGCGACCTGCCCCTGCTGA
- a CDS encoding siderophore-interacting protein — protein MAYFLRANVTEVAPLTDRMRAIRLTGDHLRGLAWRPGQHVRVNVTPPSQWLRNPGDARRTYSIWDLDPANGVLDLAVLDHGDGPGSVWARTARPGDPVSLSKPEGRLVLRDAGPHIFAGDETAAVPFAAMLRALPDDAEVAGVLEASGPAGEVPLPRKLTWVHDGQLLDAVRDLPATEGTVYIAGEARTCQAIRQHFLRDRRWPRGAIVIKPFWTPGKRGMD, from the coding sequence ATGGCCTACTTCCTCCGCGCCAATGTCACCGAGGTCGCGCCGCTGACCGACCGGATGCGCGCGATCCGCCTCACCGGCGACCACCTGCGCGGGCTGGCCTGGCGACCCGGGCAGCACGTCCGGGTCAACGTCACCCCGCCGAGCCAGTGGTTGCGCAACCCGGGCGACGCTCGCCGCACCTACTCGATCTGGGACCTCGACCCGGCCAACGGGGTGCTCGACCTGGCCGTGCTCGACCACGGCGACGGCCCCGGCAGCGTCTGGGCCCGCACCGCCCGCCCGGGCGACCCCGTCTCCCTCTCCAAGCCGGAGGGGCGGCTCGTGCTCCGCGACGCCGGTCCCCACATCTTCGCCGGCGACGAGACCGCGGCCGTGCCCTTCGCGGCGATGCTCCGCGCACTCCCCGACGACGCCGAGGTCGCCGGCGTGCTCGAAGCCAGCGGGCCGGCGGGCGAGGTCCCGCTGCCACGCAAGCTCACCTGGGTCCACGATGGACAACTGCTGGATGCCGTCCGCGACCTGCCGGCGACGGAAGGCACTGTCTACATCGCCGGCGAGGCCCGCACCTGCCAGGCGATCCGCCAGCACTTCCTGCGCGACCGGCGCTGGCCGCGCGGCGCCATCGTGATCAAGCCCTTCTGGACACCGGGCAAGCGCGGCATGGACTGA
- a CDS encoding STAS domain-containing protein: protein MERVPVLKIGDLLLVSIQVDMQDQTALALQEDLADRIVTTGCHGVIIDITGLDIVDSFVGRMLSSIASISRVLDAETVVVGMRPAVAITLVELGLSLDGIRTALNVELGMALLAESRADQTVELDLGFDLDGHSPATS from the coding sequence ATGGAACGCGTCCCGGTCCTCAAGATCGGTGATCTCCTGCTGGTCTCCATCCAGGTCGACATGCAGGACCAGACCGCGCTGGCTTTGCAGGAAGACCTGGCCGATCGGATCGTCACGACCGGCTGCCACGGGGTGATCATCGACATCACCGGGCTCGACATCGTCGACTCGTTCGTCGGGCGGATGCTCTCCTCGATCGCCTCGATCTCCCGCGTTCTCGACGCGGAGACGGTGGTCGTCGGCATGCGCCCGGCGGTCGCGATCACGCTGGTCGAGCTCGGTCTCTCGCTCGACGGCATCCGCACGGCGCTCAACGTCGAGCTCGGCATGGCGCTGTTGGCCGAGTCGCGCGCCGACCAGACCGTCGAGCTCGACCTCGGCTTCGACCTCGACGGTCACTCCCCGGCAACGTCGTGA
- a CDS encoding STAS domain-containing protein gives MGLTADESGRLLALLETHAETLTATWTDAVAAPLRGRLTRAELQKQVQDLQRAIVEALEAGAFDLGNDGAASLRATLVDLSRGRARQGFSASETAVTVFGLKTALFDTVDVHDGDRQAVADVIAASRMVDELGLFTFETYAKTREELIADQAEQLLELATPVVKLWEGVVAIPLVGTLDSARAQVVMERLLETLVETSSPYAIIDITGVPAVDTQVAQHILKTVVAARLMGAECIISGIRPQIAQTIVALGIEFGDIATKATLADALRHALRMIEASRKGRSN, from the coding sequence ATGGGGCTCACCGCGGATGAGAGCGGCCGCCTGCTGGCGCTGCTCGAAACCCACGCCGAGACGCTGACCGCGACCTGGACCGACGCCGTCGCCGCACCCCTGCGCGGCCGTCTGACCAGGGCGGAGCTTCAGAAGCAGGTCCAGGATCTGCAACGCGCCATCGTCGAGGCGCTGGAGGCTGGCGCCTTCGACCTCGGCAACGACGGCGCGGCCAGCCTGCGCGCCACCCTCGTCGACCTGTCCCGCGGGCGCGCCCGGCAGGGGTTCAGCGCCTCTGAGACGGCCGTCACCGTGTTCGGTCTCAAGACCGCGCTGTTCGACACGGTCGACGTGCACGACGGTGACCGGCAGGCGGTCGCCGACGTGATCGCGGCCAGTCGGATGGTCGACGAGCTGGGCCTGTTCACGTTCGAGACCTATGCCAAGACCCGCGAGGAGCTGATCGCCGACCAGGCCGAGCAGCTTCTCGAGCTGGCCACGCCGGTGGTCAAGCTCTGGGAAGGCGTGGTCGCGATCCCGCTGGTCGGCACCCTCGACTCGGCGCGCGCCCAGGTGGTGATGGAGCGGCTGCTGGAGACGCTGGTCGAGACCAGCTCGCCCTACGCGATCATCGACATCACCGGCGTGCCCGCGGTCGACACCCAGGTCGCGCAGCACATCCTCAAGACGGTGGTGGCGGCGCGGCTGATGGGCGCCGAATGCATCATCTCCGGCATCCGACCGCAGATCGCCCAGACGATCGTGGCGCTCGGCATCGAGTTCGGCGACATCGCCACCAAGGCGACGCTGGCCGACGCGCTGCGCCACGCGCTGCGGATGATCGAGGCGAGCCGCAAGGGCCGGAGCAACTGA
- a CDS encoding SpoIIE family protein phosphatase — MEHPESATVLVVDDSDAKRYLLVRWLTRAGLTVVEADSGAAALDRVGRGDIDLVVLDVRLGDMSGFEVAEQIKAHPALAATPIIHVSAHAVDVADRAQGLTRGADAYLAEPIEPDELIATAHAVLRYYRARRHAETLAAGLTRLAETTVAVNSARTLAELLTAAALGAAEIFGSGAVVAADTVTAGSSAGARLVAAVPEPTGTAMVREWPASAAVVPVGALVRADPRTQWPQLDWPTDDVAVGTARLRDDRPPVHVAVPAAALREQADVLRLLVQSVAAAVEAQRTYDEEHRIALTLQRSLLPQRIPTVPGYDLTVRYVPASAQTEVGGDFYELTMIDGQLLAAIGDVTGHSLYAATVMAELRHAVRAYAVEGHPPGAVLEKANQLLLTLLPGELATICLLTIDPATGRIRLANAGHLPPVLVIDGAATFVDHPAPLLGIHAPRPGDLDLFLPPGGTLVLYTDGLVERRTRDIDHGLADLATAARLVDEDLETYADRLLMTLAVPPVGDDIAVVALRRNR; from the coding sequence ATGGAGCATCCTGAGTCGGCCACCGTCCTGGTCGTCGACGACAGCGACGCCAAGCGCTACCTGTTGGTGCGCTGGCTGACCCGGGCGGGCCTGACGGTGGTCGAGGCCGACAGCGGCGCCGCCGCCCTCGACCGGGTCGGCCGCGGCGACATCGACCTGGTCGTTCTCGACGTGCGGCTCGGCGACATGAGCGGCTTCGAGGTGGCCGAGCAGATCAAGGCTCACCCGGCACTGGCCGCGACCCCGATCATCCACGTCTCCGCGCACGCGGTCGACGTCGCCGACCGGGCGCAGGGCCTGACCCGCGGCGCCGACGCCTACCTGGCCGAGCCGATCGAGCCCGACGAGCTGATCGCGACCGCCCACGCCGTGCTGCGCTACTACCGGGCCCGGCGGCACGCCGAGACGCTGGCCGCGGGCCTCACCCGGTTGGCCGAGACGACGGTGGCGGTCAACAGCGCGCGTACCCTCGCCGAGTTGCTCACCGCGGCCGCGCTCGGCGCGGCGGAGATCTTCGGCAGCGGCGCGGTGGTGGCCGCCGACACGGTCACCGCGGGCAGCTCGGCCGGCGCCCGGCTGGTGGCGGCCGTCCCCGAGCCGACCGGCACCGCGATGGTCCGCGAATGGCCGGCCTCCGCGGCCGTCGTGCCGGTCGGCGCCCTGGTCCGCGCCGACCCCCGCACCCAGTGGCCACAGCTCGACTGGCCGACCGACGACGTGGCCGTGGGCACCGCCCGGCTGCGCGACGACCGCCCGCCGGTGCACGTGGCGGTGCCCGCCGCGGCGTTACGTGAGCAGGCCGACGTGCTGCGCCTGCTGGTCCAGTCGGTGGCGGCCGCGGTCGAGGCGCAGCGCACCTACGACGAGGAACACCGGATCGCGCTCACCCTCCAGCGCAGCCTGCTGCCGCAACGGATCCCGACGGTCCCCGGCTATGACCTCACGGTCCGCTATGTGCCGGCGAGCGCGCAGACCGAGGTCGGCGGCGACTTCTACGAGCTGACGATGATCGACGGGCAGTTGCTGGCCGCGATCGGCGACGTCACCGGCCACTCCCTCTACGCCGCCACCGTGATGGCCGAGCTGCGGCACGCCGTCCGGGCGTACGCCGTCGAAGGCCACCCGCCCGGTGCCGTGCTCGAGAAGGCCAACCAGTTGCTGCTCACCCTGCTGCCCGGCGAGCTGGCCACGATCTGCCTGCTCACGATCGACCCGGCGACCGGCCGGATCCGGCTGGCCAACGCCGGCCACCTCCCGCCGGTGCTGGTCATCGACGGCGCGGCGACGTTCGTCGACCACCCCGCCCCGCTGCTCGGCATCCACGCACCCCGCCCGGGCGACCTCGACCTGTTCCTCCCGCCCGGCGGCACGCTGGTCCTCTACACCGACGGGCTGGTCGAACGCCGGACCCGGGACATCGACCACGGCCTGGCCGACCTGGCGACGGCCGCCCGGCTGGTCGACGAAGACCTGGAAACCTACGCCGACCGCCTGCTGATGACCCTCGCCGTCCCACCGGTCGGCGACGACATCGCGGTCGTCGCCCTGCGCCGCAATCGCTAG
- a CDS encoding SpoIIE family protein phosphatase translates to MGAVAVSRASGLIDGGLWFRLDDASAVSAVRRAAQDLGTEVGLGTGPLSGLAIVAAELASNLVKHADDGRLLVRRVRSGDLAGVELLAVDAGPGMADVARSSRDGHSTTGTLGIGLGAIVRQAGWLDMSSVEGRGTVAVAQVWPGQAPEPATAAAVSRAMSGEEVCGDGYAIRLVAGRTQVLVSDGLGHGPLAAAAAAATVQAFQAAPADSPAGVVEHVHRSVRHTRGAAIAVAQLDEDQVRFAGLGNIAGFLVDDTARRGLVSLPGIAGHQRRAVREFSYPAPPGALLVMHSDGVVDRWLLDNYPGLRERAPQLVAATLLRDAGTRRDDACVLVARAGR, encoded by the coding sequence ATGGGCGCGGTAGCGGTGAGCCGCGCCAGCGGCCTCATCGACGGCGGCCTGTGGTTCCGCCTCGACGACGCCAGCGCGGTCAGCGCCGTGCGCCGGGCCGCACAGGACCTCGGCACCGAGGTCGGGCTCGGCACCGGCCCGCTCAGCGGGCTCGCCATCGTCGCCGCCGAACTCGCCAGCAACCTGGTCAAGCACGCCGACGACGGCCGGCTGCTGGTCCGCCGGGTGCGCTCGGGCGACCTGGCCGGCGTGGAACTGCTAGCGGTCGACGCCGGCCCCGGCATGGCCGACGTGGCCCGGTCGTCGCGCGACGGGCACTCGACGACCGGCACGCTGGGCATCGGCCTCGGCGCGATCGTCCGTCAGGCCGGCTGGCTCGACATGAGCTCCGTCGAGGGCCGGGGCACCGTCGCGGTCGCGCAGGTCTGGCCCGGCCAGGCGCCGGAGCCGGCCACGGCGGCCGCGGTCAGCCGGGCGATGAGCGGCGAGGAGGTCTGCGGCGACGGCTACGCGATCCGGCTCGTCGCCGGCCGCACCCAGGTGCTGGTCTCCGACGGTCTCGGCCACGGTCCGCTGGCCGCCGCGGCCGCCGCGGCGACCGTGCAGGCGTTCCAGGCCGCACCGGCCGACTCCCCGGCCGGCGTCGTCGAGCACGTGCACCGTTCGGTGCGCCATACCCGCGGCGCCGCGATCGCGGTCGCCCAACTCGACGAGGATCAGGTCCGGTTCGCCGGCCTGGGCAACATCGCCGGTTTCCTGGTCGACGACACCGCGCGGCGCGGGCTGGTCTCGCTACCCGGCATCGCCGGCCACCAGCGCCGGGCGGTTCGCGAGTTCAGCTATCCGGCGCCGCCGGGGGCGCTGTTGGTCATGCACTCCGACGGCGTGGTCGACCGCTGGCTCCTGGACAACTACCCCGGCCTGCGGGAACGCGCGCCGCAACTGGTCGCGGCGACGTTGCTGCGGGACGCCGGCACCCGGCGCGACGACGCCTGCGTGCTGGTGGCGAGGGCCGGCCGATGA